Proteins from a genomic interval of Candidatus Eremiobacterota bacterium:
- a CDS encoding FAD-dependent oxidoreductase, whose protein sequence is MSTLEADVVIVGGGLAGGVAALAAARRGARVLLLEKNTSPGGVAVAARVHSMLTFHGREGERIVGGIPQEIIDRLKERGGTCGHILDTIGVAHSVTPFDPDSLGLLLQEMLDEAGVTLLLETSFTGAKVSSQRIEAVTFFSSGGHGEARAPLYIDASGEGALAARAGCPFERGRAGPVMPATLIFSVRSIDLGKVCSYMESHHDEFHGETLFSHVRKTPALGVSGFFTLWREAALPVPRDRLLFYQTLNSDEVSINSTRVLGYDPLDNAAAAGAYRAAREQVFQIFRFLRSSVPGFESSVISAVAPSLGLREVRRIRGDYVLTGEDVVKGARFPDEVALGGFPVDIHLPGASGIETVSLGGRGFYGVPYRCLLPAGAANLLVVGKCFSASFEAHASGRVQATAMATGHAAGAACALALRRKCSPRELDAGEVRRELAEEGAILEPCGKDDLP, encoded by the coding sequence GTGAGCACCCTTGAAGCAGATGTCGTAATCGTCGGCGGCGGCCTTGCCGGCGGCGTGGCAGCCCTTGCCGCGGCGCGCCGGGGAGCCCGCGTGCTCCTGCTGGAAAAGAATACGAGCCCCGGCGGTGTGGCCGTCGCTGCCAGAGTTCACTCCATGCTCACCTTTCACGGAAGGGAAGGGGAGAGGATTGTCGGAGGGATTCCCCAGGAGATCATAGACAGGCTGAAGGAGCGGGGCGGGACATGCGGCCATATCCTCGATACTATAGGCGTGGCGCACTCGGTGACTCCCTTCGATCCCGACTCCCTCGGCCTTCTCCTTCAGGAAATGCTTGATGAGGCAGGAGTCACCCTCCTTCTTGAGACCTCCTTCACCGGGGCGAAAGTATCTTCTCAACGCATTGAAGCGGTGACTTTTTTTTCATCGGGCGGCCATGGCGAGGCAAGAGCCCCTCTCTATATAGACGCCTCCGGCGAAGGCGCCCTGGCCGCCAGGGCAGGCTGCCCCTTTGAAAGGGGGAGAGCGGGGCCCGTGATGCCCGCGACGCTCATTTTTTCCGTCCGCTCCATCGATCTCGGGAAAGTCTGCTCGTATATGGAGTCACACCACGATGAGTTCCACGGGGAGACCCTTTTCAGCCATGTGAGAAAAACACCGGCCCTGGGCGTATCGGGCTTTTTCACCCTCTGGCGCGAGGCTGCCCTTCCCGTACCGCGCGACAGGCTTCTTTTCTACCAGACTCTCAACAGCGACGAGGTGAGCATCAACTCCACGCGGGTACTCGGCTATGATCCCCTGGATAATGCCGCTGCAGCGGGGGCATACAGGGCTGCCAGGGAGCAGGTCTTCCAGATATTCCGGTTCCTGAGATCCTCCGTGCCGGGCTTTGAATCCTCGGTGATCTCCGCCGTGGCGCCTTCACTGGGGCTTCGCGAAGTGAGGAGAATCAGGGGAGACTATGTGCTCACCGGCGAGGATGTCGTGAAGGGAGCGAGATTCCCTGACGAAGTGGCCCTGGGGGGATTTCCCGTGGACATTCACCTGCCGGGCGCTTCGGGCATTGAGACCGTGAGCCTGGGGGGGCGGGGATTTTACGGCGTCCCTTACCGCTGCCTTCTTCCCGCGGGAGCGGCCAACCTGCTCGTCGTGGGAAAATGCTTTTCCGCCTCCTTCGAGGCTCATGCGTCAGGGAGGGTCCAGGCCACTGCCATGGCGACGGGCCATGCGGCTGGTGCGGCATGTGCTCTGGCGCTCAGAAGAAAGTGCTCCCCCCGTGAGCTTGACGCCGGTGAGGTACGGCGGGAGCTCGCAGAGGAGGGAGCGATTCTTGAACCTTGCGGAAAGGATGATCTCCCATAA
- a CDS encoding DUF4143 domain-containing protein, protein MTDYLSGVSLSGTSSPEPLKGALFESYCMQNIIATVESHLPGARFYFWNVQGRHEVDLVIESGGSIFAIEIKSAARWHNRDFSDLKAFLEGTPLCRAAILCYNGDSAMALSDRLWAIPARQLLS, encoded by the coding sequence ATGACAGATTACCTCTCCGGCGTGAGCCTCTCAGGTACTTCTTCTCCCGAACCTCTTAAGGGTGCGCTTTTTGAGAGCTACTGCATGCAGAATATCATCGCCACAGTGGAATCCCATCTCCCGGGTGCCCGCTTTTATTTCTGGAATGTCCAGGGGCGTCACGAGGTCGACCTTGTCATTGAATCAGGGGGCTCCATTTTCGCCATAGAAATAAAATCCGCGGCGAGATGGCATAACCGTGATTTTTCAGACCTTAAAGCTTTTCTTGAAGGGACTCCTCTCTGCAGGGCTGCGATCCTCTGTTATAACGGCGACTCAGCCATGGCATTGAGTGATCGGCTCTGGGCAATCCCCGCGAGGCAATTGCTTTCATAG
- a CDS encoding SUMF1/EgtB/PvdO family nonheme iron enzyme yields the protein MDPARRPDNPYDPSKDYLIVQADIPARTAITAGVTTSITPSAGVKIGYFTDGTPPTIDWNATSSYSNEKIIFYGLTPGTQYSINFNSPGYTFPTLSVTSPGGGFMAFLNTPSANYYNISGHTNFFTGSELLPAEQVSWYIAVLYCNYRSSLEGVTPYYTVTAAGFETPTISTNAAGPKGYRLCNNAGTTNRSEWEYSCRAGTDYCWYSGNNSPNGTKNVGLKIPNLWGLYDMSGNVWEWSNEVDGGFRDVSGGCFSSLSDACQSSSWFSDDPEDRYYGIGFRLVRTK from the coding sequence GTGGACCCAGCTCGCAGGCCCGACAATCCCTATGACCCTTCCAAGGATTACCTCATCGTGCAGGCCGACATCCCTGCCAGGACAGCGATAACGGCAGGCGTCACGACCTCCATCACCCCCTCGGCGGGAGTGAAGATAGGCTACTTCACCGACGGCACGCCTCCCACGATAGACTGGAACGCCACATCGTCTTATAGTAACGAGAAGATAATCTTCTACGGCCTCACGCCGGGCACCCAGTATTCTATCAATTTCAACTCGCCGGGCTATACCTTCCCGACCCTCAGCGTGACCTCACCCGGCGGCGGCTTCATGGCATTCCTCAATACGCCTTCGGCCAATTACTATAATATCAGCGGCCATACCAACTTTTTCACCGGATCCGAATTGCTGCCCGCCGAGCAGGTCTCCTGGTATATAGCGGTGCTTTACTGCAACTACCGCAGCTCCCTGGAAGGGGTGACCCCGTATTATACCGTGACGGCCGCCGGGTTTGAAACTCCTACAATCAGTACCAATGCGGCGGGCCCGAAAGGCTACAGGCTGTGCAATAACGCCGGCACGACAAACCGGAGCGAATGGGAATATTCCTGCAGGGCCGGCACTGATTACTGCTGGTATAGCGGGAATAATTCACCCAATGGTACCAAAAACGTAGGGCTGAAGATACCCAACCTCTGGGGGCTCTATGACATGAGCGGCAATGTGTGGGAATGGTCCAATGAGGTTGATGGCGGTTTCCGTGACGTTAGCGGCGGGTGCTTCAGTAGTCTTTCCGACGCCTGCCAGTCTTCGAGCTGGTTCAGCGACGACCCGGAGGACCGATACTATGGCATCGGCTTTCGTCTTGTGAGGACCAAATAA
- a CDS encoding carboxypeptidase-like regulatory domain-containing protein, which translates to MRGAFQLFLLHAILIGLLGISGCSGGGDSGSAFWGGGGGSASQTYSVSGTLHDTISNSPVQGTTCTLLQTKGGNFIEDFMRNPKETVTVSTATKGADGTYRFTGMASGTYTIRFTSADYITSEVNDLSVTGDTAGLDRTVVQTLQWTQLAGPTIPMTLPRITSSCRPTSLPGQR; encoded by the coding sequence ATGAGAGGGGCTTTTCAGCTCTTTTTGCTGCATGCCATCCTTATTGGACTTTTGGGGATAAGTGGCTGCAGCGGGGGAGGTGACTCAGGGTCGGCCTTCTGGGGCGGCGGAGGCGGGAGCGCCTCGCAGACCTACTCTGTCTCAGGCACGCTCCACGACACCATCAGCAACAGTCCAGTGCAGGGCACCACGTGCACTCTCCTTCAGACAAAAGGCGGGAACTTCATCGAGGATTTCATGAGGAATCCAAAAGAGACCGTGACGGTAAGCACTGCCACGAAAGGCGCTGACGGCACTTACCGCTTCACTGGCATGGCTTCGGGGACCTACACCATAAGGTTCACCAGTGCTGACTATATCACCTCAGAGGTGAACGATCTCTCGGTGACGGGTGACACGGCAGGATTGGACCGCACGGTGGTGCAGACCTTGCAGTGGACCCAGCTCGCAGGCCCGACAATCCCTATGACCCTTCCAAGGATTACCTCATCGTGCAGGCCGACATCCCTGCCAGGACAGCGATAA
- a CDS encoding HNH endonuclease signature motif containing protein, translated as MNIPAGAHLKEAPHREEAYREYPGYEAVMAGGQIFQAGNGEPLVTYGADEVLSRSDSRHIFRDLTGEVLDWNLWCLSSAGNRLDLLIGEALHSLNGRLDKLGYVRIGDFVREELGISSRSGCELMRNAKELQKLPLIKEALESGRLRKSALRYLFQVVTPETEAEWLSKAMQSTIRDLEEEVKRFKAGAGEAGINTFGAKDDDEEDTGSLAVSVRVPFSVGAKWDRAIEVFRRCEEAELPSESFVEALLAEFAASAPLGGIEAQGSEAPGASGRGLIAGSLETPRAVGAPESAGASLCHQQGKGSQGIEASHGACATRGDGAHSQSGLDASGTRETGADPSFGEKALLLGALAGAIGSLDDEASFGEREKELARQVHKDLEEVSHLWEFLPWKPVTVELPQEFQAPGTHRPDADTAVTPDGSLVHPPADPFETVARLRKMAALRHSLSFYQGRLLRTLNNFGLYKDMLFLSLGHYTRERLGMSRSTSYSLIKMERSYLEYPDMLDLVQEGKLTPEQARLLSKVFIEGTRVQGAWLSYAREVPVATLIQAVEGFLRFAKRAVHKKWDIAPEAFEVAVTGRSVKRAAQACSNTQESSGDMGLDASVQMCTHEPGTPSRQDGLTPVIWKVTCGGAHPELPEILSILAGETPKEGTFGSNPSDRGALIRFFLKRDLIPLWNHAVRLWAAGRPETAVDDSQELALFIEALLDTFLAAWDHAEKRDLHSRVIARDHYQCQVPGCRCRRNLHAHHIRYRSHGGPTTEGNLTTLCMAHHLRCLHEGHLIIRGTAPHCLTFIFLRRTRSI; from the coding sequence GTGAATATCCCAGCCGGCGCTCACCTCAAGGAGGCTCCTCACCGGGAGGAAGCTTACCGCGAGTATCCCGGCTACGAGGCCGTGATGGCGGGCGGCCAGATCTTCCAGGCTGGCAATGGTGAGCCCCTGGTGACCTACGGCGCCGACGAGGTGCTCTCGCGCTCTGACAGCCGGCATATATTCCGCGATCTCACCGGGGAGGTCCTGGACTGGAACCTCTGGTGCCTCTCTTCTGCCGGCAACAGGCTCGACCTTCTCATAGGGGAGGCTCTTCATTCCCTTAACGGGAGGCTCGATAAGCTCGGCTACGTCCGTATCGGCGATTTTGTGCGCGAGGAGCTTGGGATCTCTTCCAGGAGCGGCTGTGAGCTGATGAGGAACGCCAAGGAGCTTCAGAAGCTCCCCCTCATCAAGGAAGCCCTTGAGAGCGGGAGGCTCCGCAAGAGCGCGCTGCGATATCTTTTCCAGGTCGTCACTCCTGAGACCGAGGCGGAGTGGCTTTCAAAAGCCATGCAGTCCACCATAAGAGATCTAGAAGAGGAGGTGAAGCGTTTTAAAGCCGGTGCCGGGGAGGCCGGCATCAACACATTCGGGGCCAAAGATGATGACGAAGAGGATACAGGGAGCCTCGCGGTAAGCGTGCGGGTTCCTTTTTCCGTTGGCGCGAAATGGGATCGGGCCATCGAGGTCTTCCGCAGGTGTGAGGAGGCGGAGCTCCCTTCGGAGTCGTTCGTGGAGGCCCTTCTTGCGGAGTTCGCCGCTTCGGCGCCGCTCGGGGGTATCGAGGCGCAGGGCTCTGAGGCGCCTGGAGCATCAGGCCGGGGCCTGATTGCAGGGAGCTTGGAGACTCCGAGAGCTGTCGGGGCTCCTGAATCTGCGGGAGCTTCGCTCTGCCATCAGCAGGGGAAAGGCTCCCAGGGCATTGAGGCCTCCCATGGCGCCTGCGCAACTCGCGGCGATGGGGCACACTCTCAGAGTGGCCTTGATGCTTCCGGCACAAGGGAGACAGGCGCCGATCCCTCCTTCGGGGAGAAGGCTCTTCTCCTTGGCGCCCTTGCAGGAGCCATCGGCTCCCTCGATGACGAGGCCTCCTTCGGCGAGCGGGAAAAAGAGCTGGCCAGGCAGGTCCACAAGGACCTCGAGGAAGTCTCTCATCTCTGGGAGTTCCTGCCCTGGAAGCCCGTCACGGTGGAGCTTCCCCAGGAGTTCCAGGCTCCAGGGACCCACAGACCCGATGCCGATACCGCCGTCACTCCCGATGGATCCCTGGTGCATCCTCCCGCAGATCCCTTCGAGACGGTCGCCCGCCTCCGGAAGATGGCGGCCCTTCGCCACTCCCTCTCCTTCTATCAGGGGAGGCTCCTGCGGACTCTCAACAATTTCGGACTCTATAAAGATATGCTCTTTCTGAGCCTGGGGCATTATACCAGGGAGCGCCTCGGGATGTCCCGCAGCACCTCGTATTCCCTCATCAAAATGGAAAGGAGCTATTTAGAGTATCCTGATATGCTTGACCTCGTGCAGGAGGGGAAGCTCACCCCCGAGCAGGCGCGCCTGCTCTCAAAAGTCTTCATTGAGGGGACCCGCGTCCAGGGGGCGTGGCTCTCCTACGCCCGGGAGGTTCCTGTCGCCACCCTCATCCAGGCTGTTGAGGGTTTCCTTCGTTTTGCGAAGAGGGCGGTCCACAAAAAGTGGGACATCGCTCCCGAGGCTTTCGAGGTGGCCGTCACGGGGAGGTCTGTCAAGAGGGCAGCCCAGGCATGTTCAAATACCCAGGAATCCAGTGGGGATATGGGTTTGGATGCTTCAGTCCAGATGTGTACACACGAGCCGGGGACCCCCTCCCGCCAGGATGGGCTCACCCCTGTCATCTGGAAGGTCACCTGTGGCGGTGCCCACCCTGAGCTTCCCGAGATACTCTCCATTCTCGCTGGAGAGACACCGAAAGAAGGGACCTTCGGATCAAATCCCTCAGACCGGGGCGCCCTTATCCGCTTCTTCCTGAAACGGGACCTCATCCCCCTCTGGAACCACGCGGTGCGGCTCTGGGCCGCCGGCAGGCCAGAAACGGCCGTCGATGACAGCCAGGAGCTTGCCCTCTTCATCGAGGCCCTCCTTGACACCTTCCTCGCCGCCTGGGACCACGCCGAGAAGAGGGACCTCCACAGCCGCGTGATCGCCCGGGATCACTACCAGTGCCAGGTCCCCGGCTGCCGGTGCCGGCGCAATCTCCATGCCCACCATATCAGGTACCGCTCCCACGGCGGCCCCACTACCGAGGGCAATCTCACCACCCTCTGCATGGCTCACCACCTCAGGTGCCTCCACGAGGGCCACCTTATCATCAGGGGCACGGCACCTCACTGCCTCACCTTCATTTTTCTCCGCCGCACACGAAGCATTTAG
- a CDS encoding response regulator, giving the protein MKRILVIDDDELFLATIERVLKKQDFHVRTAASGAEALELVKGESFDLVISDVRMPGMDGLQTLKEIRARDSRSRAIVVTGFASDSAPIEAIKLGADDYLKKPFQMEEFIDSIRRSLERCGTSVGKGESVAELQRHYHELLENLILAVEKDHAHFHDHAKDVAAMAMKIGREMGFPQEKLDLLRIAAILHDVGMFGIKEAVLEKADYLEESEQAMIKETPHIARTMLKDVEGLRPLLPMIYHLHERFDGSGYPEGIEGEEIPLESRILAVAEAYISLVSPRPHREKKSAGDALEIIVKESGTRYDPSVVDAFKRAVGEEKESTGAGDAEEKSLRNILMLAQHYSRSGDFVLAGSALAKLFELSGSSAPGRIHLMVEAELLRARILTHGGNLQGALESAQEALKSAKKIGEHLLTAHAFMILGTIWSRLGKSGEAGLALGKAREIFEKWGDELELSRVMLEQLLLLRKMPDGGFRSALEDTLSQVYSAGAGTLLIDEGLEFLPLVVSAVEWNIEGEQTGRIVGLLIRHYPLETIRAFAEGSPAAQEYIISFLQELGGKRGKEGLSLLLDSQDGGVRKKASEAFSTISSLEKPLLKIQCLGHFALFLDGRPVDEALWQTKYARLLFIYLVLAGGKPVTEDRLMDLFWQESPPDKAKQNLLTTLTRIRNVFRKHYHDMDIQEYVVKSGELIRFNTDAHYWLDVEEFEGCIAEAAGYEASGNRKKAVIACQKAQNLYSGALLEGIYEDWCLTRREELQEHYLSALAKISEYHLERGNDEGALKYARLMLETDQFSGQGLVSYLKASCRAGRRDAAAKKYHEYSRKIEKELGIPPDPEVMKIYYQLIDGAT; this is encoded by the coding sequence ATGAAAAGGATTCTGGTAATTGACGATGATGAGCTTTTTCTCGCCACCATCGAGAGGGTGCTGAAAAAGCAGGATTTCCATGTGAGGACTGCAGCAAGCGGCGCGGAAGCCCTGGAGCTGGTGAAGGGCGAGAGCTTCGATCTTGTCATCTCCGACGTGAGAATGCCCGGCATGGACGGCCTCCAGACCCTTAAAGAGATAAGGGCCCGGGACTCGAGGAGCAGGGCCATAGTGGTGACAGGCTTCGCCTCGGATTCGGCACCCATAGAGGCGATAAAGCTCGGGGCTGATGACTACCTGAAGAAGCCATTCCAGATGGAAGAGTTCATTGACTCCATCAGGCGCTCTCTCGAGCGCTGCGGGACCTCAGTTGGAAAGGGGGAGTCCGTGGCGGAGCTGCAGCGACATTACCACGAGCTGCTGGAGAATCTCATCCTTGCAGTAGAGAAAGACCACGCTCATTTTCATGATCATGCCAAGGACGTGGCAGCCATGGCTATGAAAATAGGCCGCGAGATGGGATTCCCCCAGGAAAAGCTCGACCTGCTCAGGATCGCGGCAATTCTCCACGACGTAGGGATGTTCGGCATCAAGGAGGCAGTCCTCGAGAAAGCGGATTATCTCGAGGAGTCCGAACAGGCAATGATAAAGGAGACACCCCACATCGCAAGGACCATGCTGAAGGATGTCGAGGGGCTGAGGCCCCTTCTTCCCATGATTTACCATCTCCATGAGAGGTTCGACGGCTCAGGGTACCCTGAAGGCATAGAGGGAGAGGAGATACCGCTGGAATCCAGGATTCTTGCCGTGGCAGAGGCATACATAAGCCTTGTGTCACCGAGGCCCCACCGTGAAAAGAAGAGCGCCGGCGATGCCCTTGAGATAATCGTGAAGGAGTCAGGCACACGGTATGATCCTTCGGTGGTCGATGCCTTCAAGAGGGCAGTCGGGGAAGAGAAGGAGAGCACCGGCGCCGGCGATGCAGAGGAGAAGAGCCTCAGGAACATCCTCATGCTTGCCCAGCATTACTCACGCTCAGGGGATTTTGTGCTTGCCGGTTCGGCGCTTGCAAAGCTTTTTGAGCTCTCCGGGAGCTCAGCCCCGGGGCGGATTCATCTGATGGTGGAGGCAGAGCTCCTCAGGGCAAGGATCCTCACCCACGGCGGAAATCTTCAGGGCGCCCTTGAAAGCGCCCAGGAAGCCCTGAAGTCGGCAAAAAAAATAGGTGAGCACCTGCTCACGGCCCATGCCTTCATGATCCTGGGGACTATCTGGAGCCGCCTCGGCAAGAGCGGCGAGGCCGGTCTTGCCCTCGGGAAAGCAAGAGAGATCTTTGAGAAGTGGGGTGATGAGCTCGAGCTCTCACGGGTCATGCTGGAACAGCTCCTCCTTCTCAGGAAGATGCCTGACGGGGGCTTCAGATCGGCCCTGGAGGACACCCTGTCGCAGGTCTATTCGGCGGGGGCAGGCACGCTCCTCATCGACGAGGGCCTTGAGTTTCTCCCTCTCGTCGTTTCGGCAGTAGAGTGGAATATCGAAGGGGAGCAGACAGGGAGGATCGTGGGGCTTCTCATAAGGCATTATCCTCTGGAGACCATAAGAGCCTTTGCCGAGGGGAGCCCTGCCGCGCAGGAATATATCATCTCATTCCTTCAGGAGCTTGGCGGCAAGAGAGGCAAGGAGGGACTCTCTCTTCTGCTGGACTCCCAGGACGGCGGCGTGAGAAAAAAGGCATCTGAGGCCTTCTCCACGATAAGCAGCCTGGAGAAGCCGCTTCTGAAAATCCAGTGCCTTGGGCACTTTGCGCTCTTTCTTGACGGGAGGCCCGTCGATGAAGCCCTCTGGCAGACGAAATATGCCAGGCTTCTTTTCATATACCTTGTCCTCGCCGGGGGGAAGCCCGTGACGGAAGACAGGCTCATGGATCTCTTCTGGCAGGAGAGCCCTCCCGACAAGGCCAAGCAGAATCTCCTCACGACCCTTACGCGTATCAGGAACGTTTTCAGGAAGCATTACCATGACATGGACATTCAGGAGTATGTGGTGAAATCCGGGGAGCTGATCAGGTTCAACACCGATGCCCACTACTGGCTTGATGTCGAGGAGTTCGAAGGCTGCATCGCCGAAGCGGCGGGGTATGAAGCTTCAGGGAACAGGAAAAAAGCCGTGATAGCCTGCCAGAAAGCCCAGAACCTCTATTCCGGAGCGCTCCTTGAAGGCATTTACGAGGACTGGTGCCTCACCAGGAGGGAGGAGCTCCAGGAGCACTATCTTTCCGCCCTTGCGAAAATCTCGGAATATCACCTTGAGAGGGGAAATGATGAAGGAGCCCTGAAATATGCCCGCCTGATGCTGGAAACCGATCAATTCAGCGGCCAGGGCCTCGTCTCCTACCTCAAGGCCTCCTGCAGGGCCGGGAGGCGTGATGCCGCAGCGAAAAAGTACCATGAATACTCGAGGAAGATCGAGAAGGAGCTGGGAATCCCCCCCGATCCCGAAGTGATGAAGATCTATTATCAGCTTATCGATGGCGCCACCTGA
- a CDS encoding HAMP domain-containing sensor histidine kinase produces the protein MKRDFRTLPRSLRIFIISCALLGCALCAMLLIFSRQFPSGSGWQVIAVLTALFLGIKLGDIPLAGMISLNVGYVLISASLLLFGPEAVVPLLLGGIIADLGKKERLWTVVLNASGDAIRFIPALMIYCGAGGALAFGRLTPALLLPAAGFFLWYVASDLFLVRSFSKAREEKKAPLHRHDLLPYLLDFSLFPLSVLTVLVYTSLGPPVVLLLLIPLAGTLYVYSFGMGKGIENEELRRLNGELKRLTAEKTALLAKAQHYGALMKKTHGQLLQAEKLASIGKLSAGVAHELNTPLGTVLTNAEFALSFTDDPDVKQSLEMIRKGALRCKNITETLLLYARREDLKVTSFSLASALDQALAEVKPLLDEAGVELERRVGEAPPVSGTYDEIVSVLENLVLNARDAIASKGTPGGKVTVVIERQGMNVSLCVADNGTGMSPSLMERVFDPFFTTKDVGKGTGLGLWLARTIVEKMKGKITVKSKEDCGSEFMVLLPVAHASGEDAWYEKDSGN, from the coding sequence GTGAAAAGAGATTTCAGAACGCTTCCGCGCTCTCTCAGGATTTTCATCATATCCTGCGCCCTGCTTGGGTGCGCCCTCTGCGCAATGCTTCTTATCTTCAGCAGGCAGTTCCCTTCCGGGAGCGGATGGCAGGTCATTGCCGTTCTTACGGCTCTCTTTCTGGGAATCAAGCTGGGTGATATCCCTCTCGCGGGGATGATATCACTGAATGTGGGATATGTGCTGATATCGGCGTCGCTTCTGCTCTTTGGCCCGGAGGCCGTTGTGCCTCTCCTGCTGGGGGGCATCATCGCGGACCTGGGCAAAAAGGAACGACTCTGGACTGTCGTGCTGAATGCCTCCGGCGATGCCATAAGGTTTATCCCTGCACTGATGATATATTGCGGCGCCGGGGGGGCGCTCGCCTTCGGGAGGCTCACTCCGGCCCTTCTTCTGCCGGCTGCCGGCTTTTTTCTCTGGTACGTGGCAAGCGATTTGTTCCTTGTCAGGTCCTTCAGCAAGGCGAGGGAAGAGAAAAAGGCACCGCTTCACAGGCATGATCTTCTCCCTTACCTGCTTGATTTTTCCCTTTTTCCCCTTTCGGTGCTCACCGTGCTGGTCTATACCTCCCTGGGCCCTCCCGTGGTGCTGCTCCTTCTTATCCCTCTCGCAGGCACCCTCTATGTCTATTCATTCGGGATGGGGAAGGGCATTGAAAACGAGGAGCTGAGGCGTCTCAACGGGGAGCTGAAAAGGCTCACCGCCGAGAAAACCGCGCTTCTGGCAAAGGCACAGCATTATGGAGCCCTCATGAAGAAGACCCATGGACAGCTTCTCCAGGCGGAAAAGCTTGCCTCCATAGGAAAGCTCTCGGCAGGCGTTGCCCATGAGCTGAATACGCCCCTTGGCACTGTCCTCACCAACGCGGAATTTGCCCTCTCGTTCACTGATGATCCCGATGTGAAGCAGTCACTTGAGATGATCCGCAAAGGTGCCCTGCGCTGCAAAAATATCACGGAGACCCTTCTTCTCTATGCCCGGAGGGAAGATCTGAAGGTCACCTCATTCTCACTGGCTTCCGCCCTTGACCAGGCTCTTGCCGAGGTGAAGCCGCTCCTTGATGAAGCCGGCGTGGAGCTGGAAAGAAGGGTGGGTGAGGCGCCTCCTGTTTCGGGAACTTATGATGAGATCGTCTCGGTGCTGGAGAACCTGGTGCTCAATGCCAGGGATGCCATAGCATCAAAGGGCACTCCCGGCGGGAAGGTGACGGTGGTCATTGAGCGGCAGGGAATGAATGTCTCTCTCTGTGTCGCTGACAACGGCACAGGGATGAGCCCGTCGCTCATGGAAAGAGTCTTTGACCCCTTCTTTACCACAAAGGATGTGGGCAAGGGCACCGGGCTGGGCTTGTGGCTTGCGAGGACTATCGTGGAAAAGATGAAAGGAAAAATCACGGTGAAGTCAAAAGAAGACTGTGGCTCCGAGTTTATGGTGCTCCTGCCGGTGGCGCATGCGAGCGGAGAGGATGCTTGGTATGAAAAGGATTCTGGTAATTGA